The Brassica oleracea var. oleracea cultivar TO1000 chromosome C6, BOL, whole genome shotgun sequence genomic interval AGAAGACAAAGGTTTGGAGCAACTTGCTCAAGTAAAAGGATGGCGTTCAAGGGTAGAAAGTATTGATTCTCAGGTCAGTGATCTGCTTAAGAGTAGAGAAACTGAAACTAAAAGATTGTGTCTTTTTAGATATTTCTCCAAAAATTGCATATCAAGCTGTAAGTATGGTAAAGACGTATCGAAGAAGTTAATAGAAGTTAAAGAGCTTCTATCTAAAGGAATTTTCGAAGAGTTGGCCGAAAAAAAGCTTGCAGCAAAGGTGGAGAAGGAAGATATCCAAAAAACAATAGGTTTGGATTCGATGGTTGGAAAGGAAGAACGTTAGGTATTTTATGGCATGGGGGGAGTTGGGAAAACAACCCTCTTAGCTACTATCAACAACAAATTCGAGGATGAATTTGAAGTTGTGATATGGGTTGTGGTCTCTAAAGATTTGCAGTACAAGGGCATTCAGGATCAGATTCTAAGAAGATTATGTGCTGACAAGGATTGGGAAAAGAAAACAGAGAAGGAGAAAAAAAAATTAATAGGGAATAACCTAGGAAGAAAGAAATTTGTTCTGCTGTTAGATGATCTGTGGAGCGAGGTAGATTTGAACAAGATTGGAGTTCCACGTCCAACTCAAGAAAATGGATCGAAGATAGTTTTCACCACCCGTTCAAAGGAAGTTTGCAGTGACATGGAAGCTGATGATAAGTTGCAAATTGATTGTTTGCCAGCGAATGAAGCGTGGGAACTGTTTCGAAGTATAGTTGGAGAAGACACATTAAAGCTGCATCAGGATATTCCCAGACTGGCAAAACAAATTTGTGAAAAATGTTATGGATTGCCACTTGCACTCAATGTGATTGGCAAAGCCATGTCATGTAAAGAGAATGTACACGAATGGCATTATGCATTTGATGTTCTCAGTACGTCTAGCCACGAGTTTCCAGATATGGAAGAAAAGATTCTTTCAGTTTTGAAGTTCAGCTATGATGGTTTAAAGGAAGAAAAGGTGAAATCATGCTTCCTATATTGTTCTTTGTTCCCGGAAGATTATGAAATAACTAAGGAGGAGTTGATAGAGTATTGGATCGGTGAAGGATTTATAAAGGGAAAGAGAGATGAAGATGGAAGTAACAACAAAGGTCATGTTATTATTGGTTCATTAGTTCGTGCGCATCTATTGATGGAGTGCGAAGAACATTTCAAACCTGCGGTGAAAATGCATGATGTGTTACGTGAAATGGCTCTTTGGATAGGGTCTATTTCTGGAAAAGAGGAAGAAAAACAGTGCGTCAAATCCGGTGTGAAGCTAAGCCGTATACCAGATGACATCAACTGGTCAGAATTTCGAGAAGGATCTCGTTGATGAGTAATCAAATTAAAAAGATATCTTGCTGTCCCAATTGCCCCAATCTTTCCACTCTATTTCTCGGGGGTAACAATTTGGAGGTTGTGCCGGGTAAATTCTTTCAGTTTATGCCAGCCCTTGTCGTCTTGGATCTTTCGCATAACAGATATCTTAGTGAATTTCCGGAAGAAATTCGCAGCTTGACTTCCTTGCAATACCTCAATTTATCATTCACAGCTATAAGTTCGTTATCAGTTGGTTTGAAGGGGTTGAGGAAACTAATAAGCCTGGACCTGGAGTACTGTGCCGCCCTTGAAAGCATTGATGGGATAGGAACAAGCTTACCAAATCTTCAGGTGTTGAAACTATTTCATTCTGGTGTTTTTATTGATGCAAGATCAATTGAAGAGCTTCAACTTTTAGAGCACTTGAAGATTTTAACAGGAAGCGTAAGCGATGCTTTAATCTTGGAAAGTATCCAAAGAG includes:
- the LOC106300513 gene encoding LOW QUALITY PROTEIN: probable disease resistance protein At1g15890 (The sequence of the model RefSeq protein was modified relative to this genomic sequence to represent the inferred CDS: deleted 2 bases in 1 codon; substituted 1 base at 1 genomic stop codon; added 332 bases not found in genome assembly) is translated as MGDCVSLDLSCDQALNQTCNCLFGDRNYIHMMKANLDALETAMQELREKRDDIARKVSIEEDKGLEQLAQVKGWRSRVESIDSQVSDLLKSRETETKRLCLFRYFSKNCISSCKYGKDVSKKLIEVKELLSKGIFEELAEKKLAAKVEKEDIQKTIGLDSMVGKEERXVFYGMGGVGKTTLLATINNKFEDEFEVVIWVVVSKDLQYKGIQDQILRRLCADKDWEKKTEKEKKKLIGNNLGRKKFVLLLDDLWSEVDLNKIGVPRPTQENGSKIVFTTRSKEVCSDMEADDKLQIDCLPANEAWELFRSIVGEDTLKLHQDIPRLAKQICEKCYGLPLALNVIGKAMSCKENVHEWHYAFDVLSTSSHEFPDMEEKILSVLKFSYDGLKEEKVKSCFLYCSLFPEDYEITKEELIEYWIGEGFIKGKRDEDGSNNKGHVIIGSLVRAHLLMECEEHFKPAVKMHDVLREMALWIGSISGKEEEKQCVKSGVKLSRIPDDINWRISRRISLMSNQIKKISCCPNCPNLSTLFLGGNNLEVVPGKFFQFMPALVVLDLSHNRYLSEFPEEIRSLTSLQYLNLSFTAISSLSVGLKGLRKLISLDLEYCAALESIDGIGTSLPNLQVLKLFHSGVFIDARSIEELQLLEHLKILTGSVSDALILESIQRVERLASCIQRLEIFQLSAEVLTLNTAALGGLRVLEIGMSKISEIKIDWKSKEKQDLPSPCFKHLSSVAIINLEGPKELSWLLFAPNLKHLRVSNSRSLEEIINKEKGMNISNNVHPNLTVPFGKLESLRLRHLAELKRIFSNPLPLPSLRKFDVEDCPKLSKAAIREFQRHEQE